From the genome of Brassica oleracea var. oleracea cultivar TO1000 chromosome C4, BOL, whole genome shotgun sequence:
CAGTACCATCTCCAGCTCTTGGTCTGTCCACGTTTGTGTCGGCAGGTGTTGCAGGAACATCACCATCTCTTGAAAGTCCAGCTTCTTCAGCTCATCTGACCACTGCATTGTGAACAACACACAACTTTCATTCAATTCTTCTCATGGTTACCAAAAAGAAACACCTAGTGGACCATGAAGACTCTTTCTTTCAGTCTTTTTACTTACTGTCAAGAGAAAGCTGGCATAAATATACACTAGGAAGTCAGGCAATGCATCTCCTTCAGCAAGATAAGTGTCCCATAGGCGGTTGATGAGACTGAAGGGGATCTACAAAGTTCAAAAGTTTTGTAAGGTTTCAGAACCAAAAAACAAAATTGAAATGAGACTATGCCGAGCCTGAGAAACGGTGGCATAAATCTTATCTTGCCTAACCTCACGTATCAGAAGACAGTTATACCACCGGAAAGCAAACTGAAGAAACTCCAGTCCTTGCTCTTCCATGTGTCTTGCAACAGGTTCTAGTACATAAACAAGACAATGAGATTTGAGAAAATGTTAGCTAAGCTCTAAATCCTAAAACAATATGTCACGCCTAAACTGTACCCTGTACAATATGAAGGTTTTTATGATATCAATGCACTATCGAATGCAGTACGATAGTATTAAGCGTCATGAATGACAAGTCAACTATCAGAATCTAAATCTCTTAAGCTTACCATCAATACGCCTGACTAATTCCTTCAGCTTAAACACAAGTCTCTGGATTCCAGGTTGCGCAAATGTGTAATGATCTTGCATACCATCAAGTAGCTTTGTCAAGCACCAGTAACAATCCGCCTCTACATCTGAGACTTTTGCAGCAGATAGATCGGACATTGACCAACTGTCTACGTCACCTTCTAAGTATTCTGACAAGAAAATAACTAGAAAGGGAGTGACCAGATCATTTATTCCCTGGACATATCCACTCGCTGGATGCCTAATGGCCCTGCATACTCAGCAAATTAAAATTTCAGATTTAGCTTTCAGCTGATTGTTAAGTTGAGAGAAGAACAAAATTAGTTACTGCCTGAACTGTATAACTCACCATGTATATAGAATACGCTCCAAAGATTTCTGCACCTGTGCTTGCTGAAAGAAACTGACGTCTGGTACAGTCCTTGGACAGTCAACAGCGATCTGGAAAGAATACAATTGCTAAGAGACTTTTGAAAATTTTGTCAGAGAAGCACTGAGACAACGAAGAAAAAAACCTGACGAAGCATATTGATCTCATCATCAGAACGTTCTGAATCTGGAAGGTCATAAAATTGGCCAACAGATTCAAGATATTCAAGGCGTTTTCTCCTCAGAACAGCGTCCCTTCTATCTGAATTAGGTGGTGCATATCCCTGTTGTCAGTTAATATTTAAATTCAAATAGTAAAAATTAACCAAAATTTGTTGCCACATAAATACTGATAGGATAACATAACGGATCTGACAAGTGACTGAAATAAGCTAACCACATATTTAGAAAAGATATTATTATGATCGGGTATAGTAATTTGAAACTGTTATCAAGAAAAAAAAGGAACAAGATATTGCAACGTAAATAGAAGAAGGAGAATGTACGTAAAGAGATTAAAAAGCCAGAAGTTTACTAATTTAGTATGGTTAAAGGTGAAGTGGTAGAGGGTAGTACCAAGAGAAGACGCCAGACATCAGGGCGCATATAGTGGGGGACACCACTCCACGCTAGTTCACGCAGCTTCTCTACAGGTAAAGAAGATGGAATTAAAAATTAACCAAATGACAGAAGATACACACAGAGAAGTGGCATGGTCTGGCAAGTGGTAACGTAAACCTTGACAAGATAATCACACAGAGAATAGTAAGTAACACACACCTAAAATGACAGTAGTTTCGGAAAGGACTTTGTTGAACTTCATAACTCTTGCATAATCGCTTGATCTACCACCAATCTTGAGGTTTTGGACTTGTTTCGCAAGCTGTTCCCCACTAGAGGAGTTTGATCGTAGCTTACCTGCATATGTATTATCTTGTTTCTTGCTTGAATTGTTATCTTCCACCTGCCAATAAAGCTCTCACAAATTGTTGAACTTTTCCAAGAAGAAAGTTTAGTCATTTCACCAACTTATAATACCTCGACGGGATTGTCCGAACGCTCGTTTCTACCGGCGTCATTCTCCGACAAGCTTCGGTGATAAGTAGGAGAGATTGGTTCAGGAGTAGGATCCGGTCTCCTAGTCAACAACACCTTGCCAGGAATACTTCTACCTTTCAGGAATCTATAACGAAACAGAACACAAAGATCAGTAAACTCGGTACGATCCATTTTCAATCAGTAGATCTAAAGAAGTGGATTGCAAGAGATGGGCAAAATGAAATGCAAGATCTGGGCGGAGAAAACATCGAAAGTCGATTAATTGATTGATTGATTGATTACCCCTGAACGTTCTTGAGAGTTTGATTGAATCTGGAATCGTCGCGCTTTTGTTGCTCCTCTTCTCTCCGCTCCATGTTTTTTATAACTCAGTTCTGATTCTGACGTTCACAGAAGTGAAGAAGGAAGATGGTTCTGATTGAGAAGTGTGAGACTTTGGGATCCATTGCTTTCCATCGATCTCAACTTCTAAAAAGCCATCGGGGGGGGGAACAAGGTGGTGACTGATTATTACAAACTGATGACGGGGATTAAGTTTATTTACTTTCTTTCTTTCTTTCAAGGCCACTTTATTTGATGACTTTTTGGTTTTTTCCAAAAAAATAAAGAGGGATGGGAAGCTTTTTCTTACAGAAAGTATCAATATAAACATCACATGAGCGACATAGTTAAGTTTGAATAAATATCTTTCTCAATCAATCATTTTCATAGACTAAGTGCAAGCTGAAAGGAAAGGAGAAAGAATGATCACATGCTCCTCTGCCCAAAAAGGAGGTAAGCTTCTTATTCAGATCAATGAGGGGAGGAGTTCAAGGCTATGAGATTGGTCTCTCTGCGTCCATGCGCTCAATCACCCTTCTTGCTTCTTCTTCCGTTCCTGGTACCACGTTCCTTATCTTCATTCCATCTTTCATCGCTTCAGGTCTCACACTGAATGTGAAGTAGAATCTGTTCGAGACCTACCACACACACACACAACATCACAATCACATGTTATATAAACCCCTTCACAACCTTAACGTATAATGTGCATATCTCACTAAACTTACTTCGCTAGACCTGAGTTCTGGACTTGTCACATGAGCTACAACCTCTATGTTTATTAGCGGTTCTGCTGAACTAGTTGCTTCCGTGTACAGTATGCGTGATTTCAAACGAAGGAAGTTTCCAACATCCACCTGCACCACCAGAGAAAAACACCTCCCTCAATCAATGACTACCATAATCACTGTTTTCTATTCATAGAAAGAAATGGGACACTCACAGGTTTGATAAAATCGACACGGTCAACTTCAAGAAAACGTGGGGAAACCCCAGCGAAGGTGTAAGCATTGGAAAAGGCCAGCTCAAAAGCCTTGCGCATCAAGAAGCCTCCAAATATTCTACCATGAATATTCCGTTGCTGTGGCTGACAAATCAACGAGTTCTCATGGGATGTGTCTTTAATTAGGATGCTGTCTCTATCTGCAAGAGCTGGCATGTCCAGGAATACTCGTCCTTCTGCCAATAAATCATTTAGCCTCTCTAAGTCCTTCAGCTTCTCCTGCTCTTCTTTACCTTGTGCTCTCTTTTGTTTCCGTAGTTTGTTCCTCTCTTCTGCTTCTTTCCACAGCATTTTTTCATGTTCAGTTTCTGGCGTGACTTGGTTAATTGGAGTTGACTTGCCTGTCTTGGCATCCCGTGCCACGAATGTAAAGTTTGCTTCAAGAGCGACTGACTCAGAGGGATGGTTGGCATCTGCAAAATCTTGCTGTTAGAATACTCAGCAAAGCAACAGGTCATTTAATGTGATGAAAAAATGAAAATGGGAGGGAGACTGTACAAGTTTGAAAGGAAAAACAATAACCATTACTCAGAAAAGATGTCAATTTCATTGCAATAATACAGAGATATACTGACTAAAAAGGTACCATGAAAGTCATATTTTGTTCCATTGAGGACAGTTTATTACAGAATGTCTATCAATGGAAGTTCAAAGAATAACGGACTGAACGCCAATAAATTGGCTACAAAAAACAGATGAATATACTTCAAATTCAACAAAATCTCACAACTTGCTTCAACTAGTTTTATCAAGTTTCAACTAGGTGCAATTTCTACCACCTCATTTACCAGTTCAAGCATGAAACACAACATAAACCTTCTAACTTCGAATCCAATCAGTTTTTCAAGCATGAAACACAGCATAACCCTTCTAAATTCGAATTCAATCTATTTGTTTTTTTAATTAATTGGCTAGCAAAATGAAATACAAACAATCCGAGTGCCTATCATCTATGTATCTTACCATGTCCACTGATTCAAATGGAAATGAAATACATAAATCTACAAAGACAAAGTTTTTCTTAGTGACAAAAGAAAAAAGTTTAGAGGAACCTGATTGTCAAGTGGGGAGAAACTGAAATACCTTGACTTTGGATTACTTGTAACTGCATCTCCATGGATGACCTCCCAACCCATGTAACAGCGCCAACAATACTAAGATCAGCATCAACACGAATAGGTCTTTTCATGATAATCCTATCCACAGAAGCCGTCACCAGAATCATCGACCTCGCACTTCCATCACCGCTGCTGCAATGCTGTTCATTTGATTCGCAAACACACATACGGAGAGATGTTACTAGAGAAAAGGAACACAACTCAAGAAGCTCATCACTATCTATCTATCTCATCAAAGCCTAAATCATTTCACAATCCATAAATGATCTTATGCAAGTAGTGATCACCTTGAAGGAGATGGTCCCAGCAAGCGCGTCAAGATCTTCAACCAGTTTACCAGTACGAATCTCGTTCCAAGGGTTCCTGTACTGCTCCCGGAGCACGAAGTCGGACGAGAACTTGTAGAGGATCGATGTCCTGCTCCGCGACGGAGTCTTGGCGGTTAACTCCGACGGCGAAGCGTCTTCTCCTCCGGTTGGGGTTTCGAACATGTTGCGCCTCGCTTCCCAAAGCGCGTTGGTGACGGGAGAATGGTACATTCCAGGCCACAAGCTGATCGGTCTCCGCATGGAGGATCCCGCGTCGATCGAGTTCTGATCGGGACTTCTTTCATCTGGCGGCGGCGGCGCCGTGGAATTCCACATCTTCTGAGAGTCGCACGACGACGCCGGAACCCGGAATCGAGCACTGCGGTTTCTCATCCATTGGGAATGAGAGATGAGCTTTCCGGCTGACGATCTCATGGATCTATTTGAGAATACGGTTTGATCTTCTCTCAGCGAGGTAAGTGCTAATTACAGTGGTTTTGTTTCTCTTTTGTGCGAGCCTGACAATGTCTCCTAGTCTCCTAAAATGATGATGATATAAACTAACTCAAAAATGTGACATGGATGTTACCTAACTATAATAACATGCTTAAAAATAATCATGAAAAAAATCAGTTATATAAATGAAAATATTAGATAATAAATATATAATCATTATCGGAGTTATAAAAAATGTAAGCAAAATAATTTATATCTTTGGTGTAATTTATTATACTGCAAACTGAACAAATTAAAAACAAAAGAACTGAAAATTCATTTTTTAATAATATTTTACATATTTTCAATGTTTTTTAATGAGAAGTCATTCAAATATTGTAAGAAATTGTACTAATGTATTTCTTTATTATACTTAACTTTTATGAATATAATATTTTGTTATACTGTTAATGCTTCAAACATAAATCTCTCTTATTAAATAGAAACATTCTCATGAATCCAACTTTTTTAGGATTTTAAATTAAGTACACCATCTATTATAAAGTAGTTTGGAAATAATATAAAACATTAGGTCTCATTTTTGAATTTTTATCAATTTTCTTTCAAATATTTGATAAATCAAATAATTAACTAAAACATTCAAATAATTTATGAAAAAAATCAAATTACTACAAAATAATTTCAATCAATATCAAATAAATTAAACTAGTGGATTATTTTATTATTTTCATAAATCAAATTAAATATTGTATATAAATAAAATGAAATAAATTGACATAAAGTAAATTTTATAATTAAAAATTGATCTAAATAATATCTAATACATATATTACGGAGATTTATTAAAAATCATAACAAAAAGAGTTGGAAATTTTTTAAATAATATCTATACATATTATTATCTGAAGATACATTGAAAATGACTATGTTGTGCAATAAATATAATAACAGAAATAGTAATGTAAATGTTTAAAATAAAATGAAGATGAATTTTTAACACCAATTATAAGCAACAAATTTAAACCGATTATAATATGAATCGAATTATTATCAAGATACGATAATGTTAGTTAATTCACATAAAATAAATATTATGCAGTTAATTATTTCGGAAAACTAAACAATATTCAATTAATTAAAAAATTCAATTAACTTATAAAACTTGTTTAATTTAAAAGAATATCTGCGCGATACATGATCTAGTTCAATATTAATAAGAGACGCAATACACTTTGGTTGGGTACTACTTTTGGTTTTAAAATAAACCTTTGTTTATGGACTAACTGCGGGACACTTATACTAAATGAGGTTCTACTTTTGGAGTTAATTTGAGCTTTATTATGAACTGCATGTGGGGCACTTATACTAAACGACACACAAATGTGTAGCTTAACATGGAACTCGTAATATACTTTCTGAGAGAATTACACTTGTTCAAGTTATTTTCCAAAACATCTACACAATACACAAAAGTATGAATGTCAAGATAATAAAAAAAAAATTGGGAAGACCCTACATGTTATACTTCACATTTGGCCTCCAAGCCCTGCAAAATCTTAATCAGGTGATTAAAAGGTTTGGTTTGCAGGAAATGAATGTAGGAGAGCTGTGGAATAAGCTAGTGGAGTATTCTGCAGAGAGGTTTAGCGCAGAAGAACAGGGCTTGGCTTCTTTCTCTTGCCTCACATCCTCACTCTCTGCCACCAATTGAATAAAAGCTTACATCTTCTTTTCTGA
Proteins encoded in this window:
- the LOC106342364 gene encoding GTPase-activating protein GYP1, with protein sequence MERREEEQQKRDDSRFNQTLKNVQGFLKGRSIPGKVLLTRRPDPTPEPISPTYHRSLSENDAGRNERSDNPVEVEDNNSSKKQDNTYAGKLRSNSSSGEQLAKQVQNLKIGGRSSDYARVMKFNKVLSETTVILEKLRELAWSGVPHYMRPDVWRLLLGYAPPNSDRRDAVLRRKRLEYLESVGQFYDLPDSERSDDEINMLRQIAVDCPRTVPDVSFFQQAQVQKSLERILYTWAIRHPASGYVQGINDLVTPFLVIFLSEYLEGDVDSWSMSDLSAAKVSDVEADCYWCLTKLLDGMQDHYTFAQPGIQRLVFKLKELVRRIDEPVARHMEEQGLEFLQFAFRWYNCLLIREIPFSLINRLWDTYLAEGDALPDFLVYIYASFLLTWSDELKKLDFQEMVMFLQHLPTQTWTDQELEMVLSRAYMWHSMFNNSPNHLAS
- the LOC106342363 gene encoding acyl-coenzyme A thioesterase 9, mitochondrial translates to MRSSAGKLISHSQWMRNRSARFRVPASSCDSQKMWNSTAPPPPDERSPDQNSIDAGSSMRRPISLWPGMYHSPVTNALWEARRNMFETPTGGEDASPSELTAKTPSRSRTSILYKFSSDFVLREQYRNPWNEIRTGKLVEDLDALAGTISFKHCSSGDGSARSMILVTASVDRIIMKRPIRVDADLSIVGAVTWVGRSSMEMQLQVIQSQDANHPSESVALEANFTFVARDAKTGKSTPINQVTPETEHEKMLWKEAEERNKLRKQKRAQGKEEQEKLKDLERLNDLLAEGRVFLDMPALADRDSILIKDTSHENSLICQPQQRNIHGRIFGGFLMRKAFELAFSNAYTFAGVSPRFLEVDRVDFIKPVDVGNFLRLKSRILYTEATSSAEPLINIEVVAHVTSPELRSSEVSNRFYFTFSVRPEAMKDGMKIRNVVPGTEEEARRVIERMDAERPIS